A section of the Geoalkalibacter ferrihydriticus DSM 17813 genome encodes:
- the rfbC gene encoding dTDP-4-dehydrorhamnose 3,5-epimerase yields MNLSATAIPEVLIVEPQVFGDDRGFFYESFNQRAWQQATGLPGVFVQDNHSRSVQGVLRGLHYQIRQPQGKLVRCTAGEVFDVAVDLRRYSPTFGRWVGVRLSAQNKRQLWIPAGFAHGFLVLSEAAEFLYKTTDYYALEHERTICWDDPQLAVDWPLKGAPLLSAKDRQGIAFADAPVFSQPLPDQE; encoded by the coding sequence ATGAATCTCAGCGCAACAGCGATTCCCGAAGTCTTGATCGTCGAGCCCCAGGTGTTCGGCGATGACCGTGGCTTTTTTTATGAAAGCTTCAACCAGCGTGCCTGGCAGCAGGCAACCGGATTGCCCGGCGTGTTCGTACAGGACAACCATTCGCGCTCGGTCCAGGGCGTTCTGCGGGGTCTGCATTACCAGATTCGGCAACCCCAGGGCAAGCTGGTGCGCTGCACCGCGGGGGAGGTGTTTGATGTCGCGGTTGACCTGCGCCGTTACTCCCCAACCTTCGGACGGTGGGTCGGAGTGCGGCTTTCGGCGCAGAACAAGCGGCAACTCTGGATACCCGCCGGGTTCGCCCACGGATTTCTGGTTTTGTCAGAGGCGGCGGAATTTCTCTATAAAACCACTGACTACTATGCTCTCGAGCATGAACGCACCATCTGCTGGGACGATCCGCAACTAGCCGTGGATTGGCCGCTGAAAGGCGCGCCGCTGCTTTCGGCCAAGGACCGCCAGGGCATCGCCTTTGCCGATGCCCCCGTGTTTTCCCAACCCCTTCCAGATCAAGAATGA
- the rfbA gene encoding glucose-1-phosphate thymidylyltransferase RfbA yields the protein MIKKGIILAGGAGSRLYPLTLVASKQLMPVYDKPMIYYPLATLMMAGIRDILIISTPQDTPRFEALLGDGSRWGIRLSYVVQPEPRGIAQAFLVGSEFIGDQSVCMILGDNLFYGRMGLDRLVSEFSSGATVFGYPVADPERYGVVEFDREGRVLSLEEKPRKPKSHYAVPGLYLYDGKVVELARQLKPSARGELEITDLNLEYLSRGELRVEKLGRGIAWLDTGTHMSLLEASHFIGTLEARQGLKIACLEEIALRKNFVDAEQMAQIIEQTPKSSYRDYLEMVLRDL from the coding sequence ATGATTAAAAAAGGCATCATTCTCGCGGGCGGTGCAGGTTCACGCCTCTACCCCCTGACTCTGGTGGCCAGCAAGCAGTTGATGCCGGTTTATGACAAACCGATGATTTATTATCCCCTGGCCACCCTGATGATGGCCGGAATTCGCGACATTCTGATCATTTCAACCCCCCAGGATACACCCCGCTTCGAAGCGCTCCTCGGCGACGGCAGCCGTTGGGGCATTCGTCTTTCCTACGTAGTGCAGCCCGAACCTCGGGGTATCGCCCAGGCTTTTCTGGTCGGGTCTGAGTTTATCGGTGACCAATCCGTCTGTATGATCCTGGGCGACAATCTTTTTTACGGCAGGATGGGGCTGGATCGCCTGGTCTCAGAGTTTTCCTCCGGCGCCACGGTCTTTGGTTATCCGGTCGCCGATCCCGAGCGCTACGGGGTGGTTGAATTCGATCGTGAAGGTCGGGTGCTGAGCCTGGAGGAAAAACCTCGGAAACCCAAAAGCCACTATGCCGTGCCGGGGCTATATCTGTATGACGGAAAAGTCGTTGAACTGGCGCGGCAGCTCAAACCTTCGGCCCGGGGCGAGCTTGAGATCACCGATCTCAACCTGGAATATCTGAGCCGCGGTGAACTGCGCGTGGAAAAGCTGGGGCGCGGCATCGCCTGGCTTGACACGGGAACCCACATGAGCCTTCTCGAAGCAAGCCACTTCATCGGTACCTTGGAAGCCCGCCAGGGCTTGAAAATTGCCTGCCTGGAAGAGATTGCCCTGCGCAAAAACTTTGTTGATGCTGAGCAGATGGCGCAAATTATTGAGCAAACCCCTAAGTCGAGCTACCGGGATTATCTGGAGATGGTCCTGCGGGATCTGTGA
- a CDS encoding YicC/YloC family endoribonuclease — translation MKSMTGYGKGQARHGGIALTVEIKTVNHRFGDISIKAPRFLISFDNDIKKRVGERLRRGKIDVFISQEASEALTTVPVLNQPLAESYMDLFRKMEALFDLRDGVPLTLLAQQRDVILMQEAAPDAQGMAECLYEALDQALIAVEQMRAVEGRATREDMESRLTQVEQMLALIRDRAPLVVEEWRQKLHQRLERFGGELEVDPQRLAQEVALFADRCDISEEVVRFASHLGQFRDLLQKDEPVGRQLDFLAQELNRETNTMGSKSNDAELTRMVVQVKAELEKIREQVQNVE, via the coding sequence ATGAAAAGTATGACCGGCTACGGCAAGGGTCAGGCGCGCCACGGCGGGATAGCACTGACGGTGGAAATCAAGACCGTCAATCACCGCTTCGGCGATATCAGCATCAAGGCCCCGCGATTTCTTATCTCTTTCGACAACGATATCAAGAAGCGGGTTGGCGAGCGGTTGCGACGCGGCAAGATTGATGTGTTTATTTCCCAGGAAGCTTCCGAAGCGCTTACCACCGTGCCGGTGCTAAACCAGCCCTTGGCCGAATCCTATATGGATTTGTTTCGCAAGATGGAAGCCTTGTTTGATCTGCGCGATGGGGTGCCCTTGACTCTGCTGGCCCAACAGCGCGACGTGATTCTGATGCAAGAAGCCGCCCCGGACGCGCAGGGCATGGCAGAGTGTCTTTACGAGGCCCTGGATCAGGCTTTGATCGCGGTGGAACAGATGCGCGCTGTTGAAGGCCGGGCGACCCGCGAGGACATGGAGTCGCGCTTGACGCAGGTGGAGCAAATGCTCGCTCTGATCAGGGACCGGGCTCCGCTGGTTGTCGAGGAGTGGCGGCAGAAGCTGCACCAGCGCCTGGAGCGATTCGGCGGCGAACTCGAGGTCGATCCCCAGAGGCTTGCCCAGGAGGTGGCGCTTTTTGCCGACCGTTGCGATATCAGTGAAGAAGTGGTTCGCTTTGCCAGCCATCTGGGGCAGTTTCGGGATTTGTTGCAAAAAGATGAGCCCGTAGGCCGTCAGCTTGATTTTCTTGCCCAGGAACTCAATCGGGAAACCAACACCATGGGGTCAAAGTCCAACGATGCCGAACTGACCCGCATGGTGGTGCAAGTCAAAGCCGAACTGGAAAAGATCAGGGAGCAAGTGCAGAATGTCGAATGA
- the rfbD gene encoding dTDP-4-dehydrorhamnose reductase: MSSTFHPERRPVLLLTGAGGMLGTMFRQRMPSIYDMHACDHDALDITNAEQVGEVVLRLRPQVIVNCAAFARVDACETSRDLAFLVNGEGPGILARAAREAGAVLVHISTDYVFDGCKKQPYVEDDDTAPLSVYGLSKLRGEQAIRESGLERYFIVRTSWLYGPGGGNFVETIIRLAQEREELRIVADQIGCPTYTRDLVLAIYRLLDAPRRLDPVPGKSPYGTYHFSDDGQCSWFEFAEVIVALLRQHGSEPAVKRILPIRTEDYPLPAARPSWSVLSKAKYRQVTGARVSHWRESLKDYFEARFT; this comes from the coding sequence GTGAGCTCGACATTTCACCCCGAACGGCGCCCGGTTCTGCTTCTCACCGGTGCCGGAGGCATGCTGGGAACCATGTTCCGTCAGCGGATGCCGAGCATTTATGACATGCATGCCTGCGACCACGATGCCCTCGATATTACCAATGCCGAGCAGGTGGGTGAGGTGGTTTTGCGTCTGCGGCCGCAGGTGATTGTAAACTGTGCCGCCTTTGCGCGCGTCGATGCGTGCGAAACAAGCCGCGACCTGGCGTTTCTTGTTAACGGCGAGGGTCCGGGAATCCTGGCGCGGGCGGCGCGCGAGGCAGGCGCTGTTCTGGTGCATATTTCCACCGACTATGTGTTCGACGGTTGCAAAAAGCAGCCTTATGTCGAGGACGATGACACCGCGCCCCTTTCGGTTTACGGCCTCAGTAAACTGCGCGGCGAGCAGGCGATCCGCGAGAGCGGCCTGGAGCGCTATTTCATCGTGCGGACCAGTTGGCTCTATGGCCCCGGCGGCGGGAATTTTGTCGAAACCATCATCCGTCTGGCGCAGGAGCGCGAAGAACTGCGCATTGTCGCCGATCAGATCGGTTGTCCCACCTATACCCGCGACCTGGTGCTGGCGATATATCGTTTGCTCGACGCGCCGCGACGCCTTGATCCGGTCCCTGGTAAAAGTCCCTATGGAACCTATCATTTTTCCGATGACGGGCAGTGCAGTTGGTTTGAATTTGCCGAAGTCATCGTTGCGTTGCTGCGGCAGCATGGCAGCGAGCCGGCGGTAAAACGCATCCTGCCGATCCGCACCGAGGATTATCCTCTGCCGGCGGCACGGCCGTCCTGGTCGGTTTTGTCCAAAGCCAAGTACCGGCAGGTGACCGGGGCGCGCGTGTCCCATTGGCGGGAAAGTCTCAAGGACTATTTCGAAGCGAGGTTCACATGA
- a CDS encoding polysaccharide deacetylase family protein, which translates to MNRQWFPRRLFAAFFMVGTLLAGGFDAWADEANVFVYHRFGDDRHPSTNVSLEVFRGQLELLRDGDYSVLALGEVVRRLRAGRSLPTRTVVITIDDAYDSFGTGGLPLLREFGYPATLFVNTDSVGRPGYLDWDDLRRMRDAGIEIGNHSAAHAHMAAPAAKEDRSAWRERMRDDLVRAQQALTAQLGDEPRLFAYPYGEFSRDLIELVRELGFHAAAAQHSGVVSSHSDLFALPRFPMGGPFATVEGFGDKMRMKALPVILTEPDDPILEGENPPRLTLQIDPQGAADLSQLNFFVRGRAQSDVVFDQENPGVVRVRADEPLNARRTSYTLTAPGKTGGWHWYSFLWIRPDVPE; encoded by the coding sequence ATGAACAGACAGTGGTTTCCTAGGCGGCTGTTTGCCGCTTTTTTCATGGTCGGAACGCTCTTGGCCGGAGGCTTTGATGCTTGGGCCGATGAAGCTAATGTGTTTGTTTACCATCGCTTTGGCGATGACCGCCATCCCTCGACCAATGTCTCTCTGGAGGTCTTTCGCGGTCAGCTCGAACTCTTGCGCGACGGCGATTATTCGGTTCTTGCCCTGGGAGAGGTGGTGCGGCGCCTGCGCGCCGGCCGCTCACTGCCCACCCGCACCGTGGTTATAACCATTGACGATGCTTATGACAGTTTCGGTACGGGCGGCTTGCCCCTGTTGCGCGAATTCGGTTATCCGGCCACCCTGTTCGTGAATACCGACAGCGTTGGGCGTCCGGGCTATCTTGATTGGGATGATTTGCGCCGGATGCGGGATGCAGGGATTGAAATCGGCAATCATTCAGCCGCGCACGCGCACATGGCCGCCCCTGCGGCGAAGGAAGATCGCAGCGCCTGGCGGGAACGCATGCGCGACGATCTGGTGCGGGCTCAGCAGGCATTGACTGCACAGCTTGGAGATGAGCCGCGGCTGTTTGCCTATCCCTACGGCGAATTCAGCCGTGATCTGATCGAGCTCGTGCGTGAGCTTGGATTTCATGCCGCCGCCGCCCAGCATTCAGGGGTCGTAAGTTCGCACAGCGACCTCTTCGCTTTGCCGCGTTTTCCCATGGGCGGTCCCTTTGCCACGGTAGAGGGTTTCGGCGATAAAATGCGCATGAAGGCCCTGCCGGTCATCCTGACCGAACCGGACGATCCGATTCTCGAAGGGGAAAATCCGCCCCGGCTGACGCTGCAAATCGATCCGCAGGGCGCTGCCGATCTTTCCCAGCTCAACTTTTTCGTGCGCGGCCGTGCCCAATCCGATGTCGTTTTCGATCAGGAAAATCCCGGTGTCGTGCGAGTGCGCGCCGATGAACCCCTCAATGCGCGCCGCACTAGCTACACCCTGACCGCGCCTGGAAAAACCGGCGGCTGGCACTGGTACAGCTTTCTCTGGATCAGACCGGATGTGCCGGAGTAA
- the rfbB gene encoding dTDP-glucose 4,6-dehydratase has product MKKVLVTGGCGFIGANFIHMVLRRFEDLRLVNLDKLTYAGNLRNLEAVADDPRYRFVKGDICDQALVEELFAEEGIDTVVHFAAESHVDRSIEGPGAFIQANIVGTFTLLEAARKHWLSDPSAPVAPRFLHVSTDEVYGSLGETGYFTEATPYDPRSPYSASKAASDHLASAYFHTYGLPVLITNCSNNYGPFQFPEKLIPLVVHNALRGQALPVYGDGKNVRDWLYVEDHCEAVLAVLAGGKLGETYNIGGNNEKQNIEIVHLICDLLDEKIGLLVEGRTRRSLITFVKDRPGHDRRYAIDAGKIARDLGWQPRVRFEEGMRRTVQWYLDNPEWVEGVVSGEYQAYYHRMYGERE; this is encoded by the coding sequence ATGAAAAAAGTTCTCGTGACCGGTGGCTGCGGTTTTATCGGAGCAAATTTTATCCATATGGTCCTGCGTCGTTTTGAGGACCTGCGCCTGGTGAACCTCGACAAGCTGACTTATGCAGGCAATTTACGCAACCTCGAAGCTGTCGCAGACGATCCTCGCTACCGCTTCGTCAAGGGAGATATCTGCGACCAGGCGCTGGTCGAAGAGTTGTTTGCCGAGGAAGGGATTGATACGGTGGTTCATTTTGCCGCCGAGTCTCATGTGGATCGCAGCATCGAGGGGCCCGGGGCTTTCATTCAGGCCAACATTGTCGGCACCTTCACGCTGCTCGAGGCCGCGCGCAAGCACTGGCTTAGCGATCCTTCAGCGCCTGTCGCACCGCGTTTTCTGCATGTAAGCACCGACGAAGTTTATGGCTCTCTGGGGGAAACCGGCTATTTTACCGAGGCGACTCCCTACGATCCGCGTTCTCCCTACTCGGCGAGTAAGGCGGCCTCGGATCATCTGGCCAGTGCCTATTTTCACACCTACGGCCTGCCCGTATTGATCACCAACTGTTCCAACAATTATGGTCCCTTTCAGTTTCCGGAAAAACTCATCCCCCTCGTGGTGCATAATGCCCTCAGGGGGCAGGCTTTGCCGGTCTATGGCGACGGCAAAAACGTGCGTGACTGGCTTTATGTCGAGGATCACTGCGAGGCGGTTCTTGCCGTTCTCGCAGGGGGAAAGCTTGGCGAAACCTACAACATCGGTGGCAATAACGAGAAACAGAATATTGAAATCGTGCATCTCATCTGTGACCTGCTCGATGAGAAGATCGGCCTGTTGGTTGAGGGTCGCACGCGGCGCAGCTTGATAACCTTTGTTAAGGATCGCCCCGGTCATGATCGGCGCTACGCCATTGATGCCGGTAAAATCGCGCGCGATCTGGGTTGGCAGCCGCGCGTCAGGTTCGAGGAAGGTATGCGCCGCACCGTTCAGTGGTATCTGGACAATCCGGAGTGGGTGGAAGGTGTTGTCAGCGGCGAATATCAGGCCTACTATCACCGCATGTACGGAGAGCGCGAGTGA
- the rpoZ gene encoding DNA-directed RNA polymerase subunit omega, which yields MARVTVEDCLVQIPNRFLLTMVAAKRTKQLYKGGSPLIENKQNNKKTVLALREVAAGRIEYDLPGRKK from the coding sequence ATGGCACGTGTTACCGTTGAAGACTGTCTGGTGCAGATTCCCAACCGGTTCCTTTTGACCATGGTCGCAGCCAAGCGCACCAAGCAACTCTACAAGGGCGGCTCGCCGCTGATCGAAAATAAACAGAACAATAAAAAAACCGTGCTGGCGCTGCGTGAGGTCGCGGCCGGAAGGATCGAATACGATCTGCCGGGCCGTAAAAAATAA
- a CDS encoding nucleotide sugar dehydrogenase, whose translation MVTLQDIKERKAAIALVGLGYVGLPLAAAFGRQAEVIGLDISRKKIEELRCGIDSTGELSAEQLAATRIDYTDDPTRLSEARFIIVTVPTPIDEHRKPDLTPLISSSTAIGRHLAPGTIVVYESTVYPGLTEEVCLPILEKESGLKCGIDFKLGYSPERINPGDKVHTVEKIVKVVAGQDAETLDTVAQVYEMVISAGVHRASSIKVAEAAKVIENTQRDLNIALMNELAIIFNRLGIPTRDVLEAAGTKWNFLKFTPGLVGGHCIGVDPYYLTHKAEAVGYHPQVILAGRRINDGMGKYVAEMTVKKIIQADKAVKNARVLVLGLTFKEDVPDIRNTKVVDIVRELQEYGINVMIHDPMAAPEEARHEYGLDLIPLSEAGALDAVIWAVSHECFRDLTPQKLKEMTGNGNGRGVIIDVKSVLEPQAIREQEMVYWRL comes from the coding sequence ATGGTGACATTGCAGGATATTAAGGAGCGCAAGGCCGCTATTGCCTTAGTCGGCCTGGGCTACGTGGGCTTGCCGCTGGCCGCGGCCTTCGGCCGTCAGGCCGAGGTCATCGGTTTGGACATCAGCCGCAAGAAAATAGAGGAACTGCGCTGCGGTATCGATTCCACCGGCGAACTTTCGGCGGAGCAACTCGCCGCCACGCGCATCGATTACACCGATGACCCAACGCGGCTGAGCGAGGCGCGCTTTATCATCGTCACCGTTCCCACCCCCATCGACGAACATCGCAAGCCCGACCTGACCCCCCTGATTTCGTCATCGACGGCCATTGGCCGGCATTTGGCTCCGGGTACTATCGTGGTCTATGAATCAACGGTTTATCCAGGTCTCACCGAAGAAGTCTGTCTGCCGATTCTTGAGAAGGAGTCGGGACTTAAATGCGGAATCGACTTTAAACTCGGCTATTCGCCCGAGCGGATCAACCCGGGCGACAAAGTTCACACCGTCGAAAAAATCGTCAAGGTCGTTGCCGGCCAGGATGCCGAAACCCTCGATACCGTCGCCCAGGTCTATGAAATGGTTATTTCCGCCGGAGTGCACCGGGCCTCCAGCATCAAGGTGGCCGAAGCCGCCAAGGTCATCGAGAATACCCAACGCGACCTCAATATTGCCTTGATGAACGAACTAGCCATTATTTTCAACCGTCTCGGCATACCCACTCGCGATGTTCTCGAAGCCGCCGGCACCAAATGGAATTTTCTGAAATTTACCCCCGGTCTGGTGGGCGGCCACTGCATTGGTGTTGACCCCTACTATCTCACCCACAAGGCCGAAGCCGTTGGGTATCATCCCCAGGTGATTCTGGCCGGTCGCCGTATCAATGACGGCATGGGCAAATATGTTGCGGAAATGACGGTAAAAAAGATCATCCAGGCCGACAAGGCGGTGAAAAATGCACGGGTTTTGGTGCTGGGCCTGACTTTTAAGGAAGATGTTCCCGATATCCGCAACACCAAAGTGGTCGACATCGTGCGTGAATTGCAGGAGTATGGGATCAATGTCATGATTCACGATCCTATGGCCGCCCCGGAAGAGGCGCGTCACGAATATGGCCTGGATCTGATCCCGCTGAGTGAGGCGGGCGCCCTGGACGCGGTAATCTGGGCCGTATCCCATGAGTGTTTCCGTGATCTGACACCACAAAAACTCAAAGAGATGACCGGCAACGGCAATGGCCGCGGCGTGATCATCGATGTCAAATCGGTGCTTGAGCCCCAAGCCATTCGCGAACAAGAAATGGTGTACTGGCGGCTGTAG
- the gmk gene encoding guanylate kinase, producing the protein MSNDRTASTRGSLFVVSAPSGAGKTTLCRRIIDIFPNLRHSVSFTTRSMRPGEREGVDYFFVDPEVFAQMIAAGSFAEWAEVHGNRYGTAIDTLEQWRNCGHDVLLDIDIQGANQLRKSYGQSEAVFIFILPPDLTELRRRLEGRGTDAPEVIERRISNARGEIQASTDYDYIVINDDFEMALTQLKSIIVAEGCRSSRVLPALATGFDINI; encoded by the coding sequence ATGTCGAATGATCGCACCGCCTCCACCCGTGGTTCCCTGTTTGTCGTTTCGGCACCCTCGGGCGCCGGAAAAACCACCTTGTGCAGGCGGATTATTGACATTTTCCCTAACCTGCGGCATTCTGTCTCTTTTACCACGCGCTCAATGCGGCCAGGTGAGCGCGAGGGCGTCGATTACTTTTTCGTCGATCCTGAGGTTTTTGCGCAAATGATCGCTGCCGGTTCTTTTGCCGAATGGGCCGAGGTTCACGGCAATCGCTATGGCACGGCGATCGACACTCTTGAGCAATGGCGCAATTGCGGCCATGACGTTCTGCTCGACATCGATATTCAGGGCGCAAATCAGTTGCGGAAAAGTTACGGGCAGAGCGAGGCCGTTTTTATATTCATCCTCCCTCCCGACCTGACCGAACTAAGGCGCCGCCTGGAAGGGCGGGGCACGGATGCTCCCGAGGTGATCGAACGCCGCATCAGTAACGCCCGTGGCGAAATCCAAGCATCCACGGATTATGATTATATCGTGATCAACGACGATTTCGAAATGGCATTAACTCAGCTTAAGTCCATCATTGTCGCCGAGGGGTGCCGCTCCTCGCGGGTGCTTCCCGCCTTGGCGACCGGCTTTGACATCAATATCTGA